The nucleotide window CTTGTCACTTACATGTAATGCCTCAAACAGCTAATGCACATTAATACTACTTATTGTGAACCAGTAAATGTCTCTTTACTTTTGCAGTTGTTTTAAATCCTTTACCACACACGTGGCAAAGATGAGGTTTTTCTGATGAATGGACATACTGCCGATGACTGTTTaaactttgtttacatttgaatgattttCCACAGAGTTCACATTGATAAGGCCGTTCACCTGTGTGAACACGTTTGTGAATGGCCATGTAGTTTTTTTCAGGAAAGGATTTCCCACAGATATCACACAAATACAGTTTTATCTTTGCATGTACTCTTTGGTGTGTCAAGAGATTACCTTTCTGTGTAAATGTCTTATCACATTCAGAGCAAGACCAGGGTTTCAAAGTAGTGTCACCACTGTGGTATACTACCTGGTGTTTTTCAGCTGAGTTTTTAGACTTGAAAGACTTTTGACAAACAGGACAACTGTATGGTTTGATACTTGAATGAGCATGGAGGTGATTTTTTAGGCTATCTTTTCTATAGAAAACTTTACCGCATTCTTCACAAGGATAGGGCTTCTCATACTTGTGGCGTTTCACATGCCCATCTAAGCTTTCCTTCCTTCCAAAAGTTTTGCCACACACATCACACGAATAAAATGCTTCCTTGTCATGTATGTTGTGATGCTGTTTTAAGAGTTCTCTGTTTTCAAACACACTCCAACATTCCTTACAACTCAATGACTCTTGTGAATGCATTTTCTTTTTATGCCTAAAAAGCTTAAGCTTATTGTCAAAAGATACTTTGCAATCTACACAGGTGTGATCCTTCAGCTTATGCACTTTCTGTCTGTGCTGATACAGTTCATCTTTTGTGGGGAATACTTCATTACACAATTTACACTGCTCCACGGCTCCATGTATCTTTGATCTGTGTTGTCTTAAACTCAAAGTTCCATTGAAATTCTCATCACATTCTGGGCATTTGTAGATTTTCTCAGTGCTGTGGGATGTTTCTTCATGTTTTAACAAGTCAATATAATGGGCAAACTTAACATTACACACATGGCATTTGAATGGTGTCTTCCTTTCATGCATGTTCATGTGTTCAACATAGCTGCCCTGCAAATGGAAAACTTTGTTGCAGATTTTACACTCAATGAATTTCTCTAATCTGTGCCTCTTCATGTGGCCTTCATAGCTTTCCCTCCGGCCAAACCATTTCTTACATTTCTCACACTGATACTTTAAATCTTGATCATGTGTCTCTCTGTGCTCCTTCAATGATTTGTAATCATCAAATGCTGCACTACATTCTCCACAGTTCCAAACCTTTCTTTCATGTATCCTATATCTGTGCTGCtttaataatttcttttcataaaatgattttttgcaaatCTCACACTGGTGCTGATTTGGGTGTTTGTCCTTCATATGTTTCCTCAGCTGAAGTTTTGAGAAGAGAGTTTCCTTGCATACAGGACAGCAGTGTTCATCATGCCCTGAGCTACGTGTATGCTTGGCAACTTGGTGATGTCTTAAAAGACTACGGCTTGAAAATCTCACTTTGCACACTCTGCATGACAGATACAACCCCCAATCGAACCATGAACCTTTTCCTTATGAAGTTTCAGTATACTATGTAGCTTGAAATCTTTCTTGCAGACATCACATGATGCAGAATCTGTCCTCTCCATGTATTGGTTGATTGTTCAGTGGAAATTTCTTGTGGACCAATGCTAGATGTTGTACCATGCTCTTTTGTCTGCTGTAGACTTTGACAAGGCACTGAAAGATGGTCTCGCAGAAGACCTTTGCTTCCAAATTCAAAGTTGCGTGCAGTacacaaatatttgtgtttctcatcGCAGTTACTGCTACTATGATCTTGAATTTTATCACCATGCTCTTGATTTCTGTGTTTCTGCAGCAGGTGATTCCTTGGAAAACTTTCGCCACAAAATTCACACTTGAATGATACCTCTTTcactttgatgacctttgacttttccTCTTCAACATGTTCATTCTGGTCTGTTTGAAATGTGGTTTCTTGGGCCACAGCATCAGCATGATTAATATTGTTACCAATGTCATTGTGTGTCTCCCCTGATAAACTAGAATCGTCCTTAATGTGATTTCCTGATACATTCATATCTGCAACAGAGTTACCTGTTTCAAAAAGGTGAGGCTGGTTTACACTTGCAGAGTTCATGGGTTTTTCTACATAAGCCATGTTGCTACTACCTTTGTTCCCACAAATAACCACGCTATTGCTTCCTGTGAAGAGTTCTGGAACAACTGCACCATTCTGGTCTTCATTTTCTATCTTAcattcattttctctgatatCAGTCTCTGTATTTACATTGCTCATTTCATTTTCTTCACTGGTTGTATCCTCCTCATAGGggtcatcattgtcatcattcGCATCACTACCACTATCAAATACATCAGCATCATTACTGTCTACAGTGATATTTCTGTCTTCATCATGTGTATATTTCAACGACTTACTGGCATCAATATTGCTTCCACATTTCAGCCTTTGTCTAGTGTCTACCACTATTTGGTCAGCTTCACTTGTATGTTGTTGCATTTTTGGTCCACTCGCCAATTCATTTCCCTTACAGCTAGTTGGTAATGTGTATACGGCCTTGTCAGGACAATCAGATGCATTGTATAACTCCTGAAACTCTGCACAGCCTGTAGCAAGCTCTTCAAATTTCAGTTCATTCGATACTTTCAGCAATTGCTCAACATTATGCATGGTAATGGTTACCTGACCAGTGTACATAAAGTCTAGCAGATCTTTCACAGTATTGGCATCCAAAACAGCAAAGCATTCCCTGATTTTGTTCTTGTGTGCATCTGAAGTAAGAACTGAGTTGAACATTGGACTGCAGCATGCTAAGACTGCCTGGTGACAAGCAAAGTGCTGCCCCTGGACACAAAACTCAACATCTGTTAACAGAGACTGTTTTCTGAATTCATTCAGTCTTTTCAGAATTGATGAAGATAGGTTCTCTACACTGTAATCCATTTTCATCTGtcttgttgtcatggtaacacaGAATACTGGCATGCCAACTTGGATGTTGTGATTTTGACCTAGAAAATATCAAAGAATGTTCAGGAGTTATAATAGTGTTTATTACCTTGCAGCACTGCAAAGAAGCATTCACAATTGGCAACGTTCTCCAGAGGTGAAATTTTGGGGTGGGCCACCCTTTTGTTGTTGGAATAAGCTTGTCTTATGTTAATAAGTGAACACAAGAATACATTAATGACACAAATCCTGCTGATGTGATGTGATGGGAGTCTATTGTGGATAATTTAATAATAACGGTTAAGATttagccaaccaattggataacagcttcaaAGATGCTGAATATTTagccaaaaaatatatatgcaaattaaataaattGACTGCCCTCTGTTTTTTAAAGCTTTAGAGAACACTTATTAGAATGCAAaaactttcatcattttttaCTTTCAATTTGATGATTATCTGAATTCGTCAAGGTTGGCATGTCCAAACTGTACAACTTTTAGTACAGTCAAATACACTCAGACACTGGCGCCGCACATTGCCCTCTGCTGTGAGTGAAGCGATACACTATCCAccaagggactggtcagtttcttcggcctgggggggccggtggattattttttgccgacgtcaaaaagtggctgaccccccctattccaaattttgaaaacagggtgacccccccctattccaaatttctaaaacagggtgaccccccccccccccggcgcgcgacataggtaaaacaaaaggtggacatatatatatatatatatatatatatatattaaatagtcattctatgttttaatgaaattgttacatgtcagttgtaagataggaatttcaaagtgtcaatcttaaagtttgaatacagtatattttg belongs to Ptychodera flava strain L36383 chromosome 17, AS_Pfla_20210202, whole genome shotgun sequence and includes:
- the LOC139116029 gene encoding zinc finger and BTB domain-containing protein 24-like, which codes for MPVFCVTMTTRQMKMDYSVENLSSSILKRLNEFRKQSLLTDVEFCVQGQHFACHQAVLACCSPMFNSVLTSDAHKNKIRECFAVLDANTVKDLLDFMYTGQVTITMHNVEQLLKVSNELKFEELATGCAEFQELYNASDCPDKAVYTLPTSCKGNELASGPKMQQHTSEADQIVVDTRQRLKCGSNIDASKSLKYTHDEDRNITVDSNDADVFDSGSDANDDNDDPYEEDTTSEENEMSNVNTETDIRENECKIENEDQNGAVVPELFTGSNSVVICGNKGSSNMAYVEKPMNSASVNQPHLFETGNSVADMNVSGNHIKDDSSLSGETHNDIGNNINHADAVAQETTFQTDQNEHVEEEKSKVIKVKEVSFKCEFCGESFPRNHLLQKHRNQEHGDKIQDHSSSNCDEKHKYLCTARNFEFGSKGLLRDHLSVPCQSLQQTKEHGTTSSIGPQEISTEQSTNTWRGQILHHVMSARKISSYIVY